In the Acomys russatus chromosome 13, mAcoRus1.1, whole genome shotgun sequence genome, one interval contains:
- the Pradc1 gene encoding protease-associated domain-containing protein 1, translating to MSGGAAGWCCLVLWLPACVAAHGLRIHDYLYFQVLSPGDIRYIFTATPAKDFGGIFHTRYEQIHLVPAEPPEACGELSNGFFIQDQIALVERGGCSFLSKTRVVQEHGGRAVIISDNAVDNDSFYVEMIQDSTQRTADIPALFLLGRDGYMIRRSLEQHGLPWAVISIPVNVTSIPTFELLQPPWTFW from the exons ATGAGCGGTGGTGCCGCGGGTTGGTGCTGTCTCGTGCTCTGGCTGCCCGCGTGCGTCGCAGCCCACG GCTTACGCATCCATGACTATTTATACTTCCAAGTGCTGAGTCCCGGGGATATTCGATACATCTTCACAGCCACACCTGCCAAGGACTTTGGTGGTATATTT CACACACGGTATGAGCAGATTCACCTCGTCCCTGCTGAACCTCCAGAGGCCTGCGGGGAACTCAGCAACGGCTTCTTCATCCAGGACCAAATCGCTCTGGTGGAAAGGGG GGGCTGCTCCTTCCTCTCCAAGACTAGGGTGGTACAGGAGCACGGCGGGCGGGCTGTCATCATCTCGGACAACGCAGTTGACAATGACAGTTTCTACGTGGAGATGATCCAGGACAGCACTCAACGTACAGCTGACATTCCTGCCCTCTTCCTGCTCGGCCGAGATGG CTACATGATCCGACGTTCTCTGGAACAGCATGGCCTGCCGTGGGCTGTCATCTCTATCCCTGTCAATGTCACCAGTATTCCCACCTTTGAGCTGCTGCAGCCTCCCTGGACTTTCTGGTAG
- the Cct7 gene encoding T-complex protein 1 subunit eta produces MMPTPVILLKEGTDSSQGIPQLVSNISACQVIAEAVRTTLGPRGMDKLIVDGRGKATISNDGATILKLLDVVHPAAKTLVDIAKSQDAEVGDGTTSVTLLAAEFLKQVKPYVEEGLHPQIIIRAFRTATQLAVNKIKEIAVTVKKQDKVEQRKMLEKCAMTALSSKLISQQKAFFAKMVVDAVMMLDELLQLKMIGIKKVQGGALEESQLVAGVAFKKTFSYAGFEMQPKKYMDPKIALLNVELELKAEKDNAEIRVHTVEDYQAIVDAEWSILYDKLEKIHQSGAKVILSKLPIGDVATQYFADRDMFCAGRVPEEDLKRTMMACGGSIQTSVNALVPEVLGSCQVFEETQIGGERYNFFTGCPKAKTCTIILRGGAEQFMEETERSLHDAIMIVRRAIKNDSVVAGGGAIEMELSKYLRDYSRTIPGKQQLLIGAYAKALEIIPRQLCDNAGFDATNILNKLRARHAQGGVWYGVDINNEDIADNFQTFVWEPAMVRINALTAASEAACLIVSVDETIKNPRSTVDAPPAAGRGRGRLH; encoded by the exons ATGATG CCCACACCAGTTATCCTGCTGAAAGAGGGCACTGACAGCTCCCAAGGCATCCCTCAGCTTGTGAGTAACATCAGTGCCTGCCAGGTGATTGCTGAGGCTGTAAGAACCACCCTGGGTCCCCGTGGCATGGACAAACTTATTGTGGATGGCCGAG GCAAAGCAACAATTTCTAATGATGGAGCCACAATTCTGAAACTCCTCGACGTTGTCCATCCTGCAGCAAAGACTTTAGTGGACATTGCCAAATCCCAAGACGCTGAG GTTGGTGATGGCACCACCTCAGTCACCCTGCTGGCTGCGGAGTTTCTGAAGCAGGTGAAGCCCTACGTGGAGGAAGGCTTACATCCTCAGATCATCATCCGAGCTTTCCGCACCGCCACCCAGCTG GCTGTTAACAAAATCAAAGAGATTGCTGTGACTGTGAAGAAGCAAGATAAAGT agagcagaggaagatgCTGGAGAAGTGTGCAATGACAGCCCTGAGCTCCAAGCTGATCTCCCAGCAGAAGGCCTTCTTCGCCAAGATGGTGGTCGATGCTGTGATGATGCTTGACGAGCTGCTGCAGCTTAAGATGATTGGCATCAAGAAGGTGCAGGGCGGAGCCCTGGAG GAGTCTCAGCTGGTGGCTGGTGTTGCGTTCAAGAAGACTTTCTCTTACGCTGGGTTTGAAATGCAGCCCAAGAAGTATATGGACCCCAAGATCGCCCTCTTAAATGTTGAACTTGagctgaaagcagagaaagataaTGCTGAAATCAGAGTCCACACGGTGGAG GATTACCAGGCAATTGTTGACGCCGAGTGGAGTATTCTCTATGACAAGTTAGAGAAGATCCATCAGTCTGGAGCCAAAGTCATCTTGTCCAAACTGCCTATTGGGGATGTGGCCACACAGTACTTTGCTGATAGGGACATGTTCTGTGCTGGCCGCGTGCCTGAAGAGGATCTGAAGAGGACGATGATG GCCTGTGGAGGCTCAATCCAGACCAGTGTGAACGCTCTGGTTCCAGAAGTCCTGGGCAGCTGTCAGGTGTTTGAAGAAACTCAAATTGGAGGAGAGAG GTACAATTTCTTCACTGGCTGCCCGAAGGCCAAGACATGCACCATCATCCTCCGTGGTGGCGCTGAGCAGTttatggaggagacagagaggtccCTGCATGATGCCATCATGATTGTGAGGAGGGCCATAAAG AATGATTCTGTGGTGGCTGGTGGTGGGGCCATCGAGATGGAGCTCTCCAAATACCTGCGGGATTACTCAAGGACCATTCCAGGGAAACAGCAGCTGTTGATTGGGGCATATGCCAAGGCCCTGGAGATTATTCCACGACAGCTATGTGACAATGCTGGCTTTGATGCCACAAATATCCTCAACAAGCTGCGGGCTCGACATGCACAG GGAGGCGTGTGGTATGGGGTAGACATCAACAACGAAGACATCGCTGACAACTTCCAGACGTTTGTGTGGGAGCCAGCCATGGTGCGCATTAACGCCCTCACAGCGGCTTCTGAGGCTGCATGCCTTATTGTATCAGTGGACGAGACTATCAAGAACCCCCGCTCCACTGTGGATGCTCCCCCAGCAGCTGGCCGGGGCCGGGGCCGTCTCCATTAA